The following DNA comes from Tistrella bauzanensis.
GCATCGGGGTCTCCGAGATCCTGGCCATCGGCGCCCGCGCGGCGGCTATGGGCGATGACGTGATCATTCTGGCCGCCGGCGAACCCGATCTGCCGACCCCCGCCCATATCCGCCAAGCCGCGGCCGAGGCGGTCGAGGCCGGCGCCACCCGCTATGCGCCGCTGACCGGCACCCCGGCGCTGAAAGCCGCGATCCGCGACAAACACCGCCGCGACAATGGCCTCGACTATGCGCCCGACGAGATCATCGTCTGCGCCGGCGCCAAACAGGTCATCCACAACGCCTTCATGGCCAGCCTCGATCCCGGCTGTGAGGTTATCATTCCGGCGCCATTCTGGACGTCGTATCTCGATCAGGTGACGCTGGCTGGCGGCCATGCGGTGACCCCCGCGACCACGGCCGGCAATGGCTGGAAACTCACCCCCGACACGCCGCCGCGATCACGCCGCGGACGCGCTGGCTGGTGCTGAATGCGCCGTCGAATCCGTCCGGCTCTATCTATTCAGACAGTGAACTCAAATCATTAGCATGTGTCCTTCATCTTCACCCGCATGTCTGGGTGCTGTCCGACGATATCTATGAGCATATCCTGTATGACGGCCGGCGCTTTGCCACCATGGCCGCCGCCGACCCGATGCTGGCCGGCCGCACCCTCACCGTCAACGGCGTCTCCAAGGCCTATGCGATGACCGGCTGGCGGATCGGCTGGGGGGCCGGGCCGCGCGGGCTGATCGCCGCGATGGCCGCGATCCAGAGCCAGAGCACCTCCGGCGCCGCCACCCCGTCGCAGGCGGCGGCCACAGCGGCGTTGACCGGTCCACAAGCCGTGCTGGCCGAGCATCTGGCGGTGTTCGCCCGCAGGCGCGATCTGGTGGTGACGGGCTTGAACGCCATCCCCGGTATCGCCTGCCCGCCGCCCGAGGGCGCATTCTATGCCTTTGCCGATATCAGCGGCCTGATCGGGCGCACCACACGCGATGGCACGACGCTTGCCACAGACGCGGATGTCGCGCGCTGGTTGCTGGACGGCGCGCGCGTGGCACTGGTGCCGGGCTCGGCATTTGGCCTGCCCGGCCATCTCCGGCTCTCCTTCGCCGCCGCCGACGACGTGCTCGCCGATGCCCTTGGCCGTATCGGCCGCCTGATCGGAGAAAATCTCGTGTCTGTATGACACGCACATGCGGGCATCGGTCGGCGATCCGTGTTTAACTGTGCGCGTTCCGCTCAGCTTAACTGTGCGCGTAGCCGCTCAGTTCATCAACTGTGCGCGTGCCGCTCAGGGAGACCAGACCATGACCAAAGCCTCCGATCTCGTCGTGCAATGCCTGGAAAGCGAGGGCGTCGAATACGTGTTCGGCGTACCGGGTGAAGAGAACCTCGATTTCCTCGACAGCCTGTCGCGATCGGACACCATACGCCTGATCCTGACCCGGCATGAACAGGCCGCCGGCTTCATGGCCGCCACCTATGGCCGCCACACCGGCAAGGCCGGCGTCTGCCTGTCGACCCTGGGCCCCGGCGCCACCAATCTGGTCACCGCCGCCGCCTATGCTCAACTCGGCGGCATGCCGATGATGCTGACCGGCCAGAAGCCGATCAAGAAATCGAAGCAGGGCCGGTTCCAGATCCTCGACGTCGTCGACATGATGGGCCCGATCACCAAATATACCCACCAGTTCGCCTCGGCCGACAACATCCCCTCGCGCATGCGTGAGGCGTTCCGGCTGGCCGAAGAGGAAAAGCCCGGCGCGGTTCATCTGGAACTGCCCGAGGATATCGCGCGCGAGATCACCGACAGCCAGCCGATCCCGGCCAGCCTGAAGCGCCGGCCGATCGCCGAGGCCAAATCGGTCAGTGCCGCTGTCCGGCGGATCGAGGCCGCCCGCGCGCCGATCCTGGTCATCGGCGCCGGCGCCAACCGCACCCAGACCAGCCGCATGCTGACCCGCTTCGTCGAAAAGACCGGCATTCCCTTTGTCACCAGCCAACTCGGCAAGGGCGTGGTTGATGAGCGCAGCCCCCATTTCGTCGGCTGTGCCGCGCTGTCCTCAGGCGATTTCGTCCACCGGGCCATCGAGGCCGCGGATGTCATCGTCAATATCGGCCATGACGTGATCGAGAAGCCGCCCTTCTTCATGAAGCCCGGCGGCACCGAGGTCATCCATGTCAACTTCCGCTCGGCCGAAGTCGACCCGGTCTATTTCCCGCAGATCGAGGTGGTGGGCGATATCGCCAACGCCATCTGGCAGATGGCCGAGGAGATCGTCCCCAATCCCGATTGGGACTTCTCGTTCATGCACACGGCCCGCGACGCCGGTGCCGCCAATATCGCCCGCGATGCCGGCGATGCCCGCTTTCCGATCTATCCGCAGCATCTGGTCGAGGTGGTGCGCGGGGTGATGCCGTCGGACGGGATCATCGCGCTCGACAATGGCGTCTACAAGTTGTGGTTCGCGCGCAATTACCGGGCGCATCAGCCGAACACCGTGCTGCTCGATAACGCGCTGGCCAGCATGGGCGCCGGGCTGCCCTCGGCCATGGCGTCGCGTCTGGTTTATCCTGAGGCCCGGATCATGGCGATCTGCGGCGATGGCGGCTTCATGATGAACAGCCAGGAGTTGGAAACCGCGGTCCGGTTGGGCATGCAACTGGTGGTGCT
Coding sequences within:
- a CDS encoding acetolactate synthase large subunit; this encodes MTKASDLVVQCLESEGVEYVFGVPGEENLDFLDSLSRSDTIRLILTRHEQAAGFMAATYGRHTGKAGVCLSTLGPGATNLVTAAAYAQLGGMPMMLTGQKPIKKSKQGRFQILDVVDMMGPITKYTHQFASADNIPSRMREAFRLAEEEKPGAVHLELPEDIAREITDSQPIPASLKRRPIAEAKSVSAAVRRIEAARAPILVIGAGANRTQTSRMLTRFVEKTGIPFVTSQLGKGVVDERSPHFVGCAALSSGDFVHRAIEAADVIVNIGHDVIEKPPFFMKPGGTEVIHVNFRSAEVDPVYFPQIEVVGDIANAIWQMAEEIVPNPDWDFSFMHTARDAGAANIARDAGDARFPIYPQHLVEVVRGVMPSDGIIALDNGVYKLWFARNYRAHQPNTVLLDNALASMGAGLPSAMASRLVYPEARIMAICGDGGFMMNSQELETAVRLGMQLVVLILNDNSYGMIRWKQADMGFRDFGLSYGNPDFVAYAQAYGAHGHRVTDAAGLPDLLRTCLEAPGVHVIDCTIDYSDNDRILNRELKTLSAAI